One part of the Acidimicrobiales bacterium genome encodes these proteins:
- a CDS encoding sigma-70 family RNA polymerase sigma factor, producing the protein MGFNARADDATLVLATREGDHDAFELLLQRWLARAHETASFVLANAHDAAGATADGFEHAWRRIDELEPPSEFGPDLLRATRRAALGRIDGGAAPLDRLEASRTLVTHNGTTPEERLAQAKSPSAMSDPDLAAVVRSAGVALDPSERSVLVANLRDGVTAEALAADLGLRPDEAEQLIFRVGARFRAALEARVLWRAGHPLCRDLVELLGTKASRFDSQLATVVTDHAEGCTVCQAAKRIQPRPTALLAAVPVADAPDQVESTVRERLVADGFVGTATPAARLARVFGRAEGEGDDRRRRRGLLLAGGAVLAVVAVVLLAIHPWTSPGKPNVGVLGGASDGSNAHGSIDLPGTSLVPSTRADRTTSTVARTPSTAASSTTQPAATTTRPLTIVAPPDSGVKRPVITSASATRVGPCTTGEGQLIHVTWQTTNSTAVTITPTPTQPGPGPFGGSGSADLCSTDDPPMVTINAVGPGGGTSQTLQVGTTTTTSTTPSTTTSTTRPGLVPPGQ; encoded by the coding sequence GTGGGTTTCAACGCCCGCGCCGACGACGCCACATTGGTCTTGGCCACCCGCGAAGGCGACCACGATGCCTTCGAGCTGCTGCTCCAGCGGTGGCTCGCGCGCGCCCACGAGACCGCCTCGTTCGTGCTCGCGAACGCCCACGACGCGGCGGGGGCCACGGCCGACGGCTTCGAGCACGCGTGGCGCCGGATCGACGAGCTCGAACCGCCTTCCGAGTTCGGGCCCGACCTGCTGCGCGCCACGCGTCGTGCCGCGCTCGGCCGCATCGATGGCGGCGCGGCCCCGCTCGACCGCTTGGAGGCGTCGCGCACGCTGGTGACTCACAACGGCACCACGCCCGAGGAGCGATTGGCGCAGGCGAAGAGCCCGTCGGCCATGTCCGACCCTGATCTCGCCGCGGTGGTGCGTTCGGCTGGCGTTGCCCTCGATCCCTCCGAGCGATCGGTCCTCGTGGCGAACCTGCGCGACGGGGTGACAGCCGAGGCCCTGGCCGCCGACCTCGGCCTCCGACCCGACGAAGCGGAGCAACTCATCTTCCGCGTCGGCGCCCGCTTCCGCGCCGCCCTCGAGGCGAGGGTGCTGTGGCGCGCCGGTCACCCGCTGTGCCGCGACCTCGTCGAGTTGCTGGGCACCAAGGCGAGCCGGTTCGACAGCCAGCTCGCCACGGTCGTCACCGACCACGCCGAGGGCTGCACGGTGTGCCAGGCGGCCAAGCGAATCCAGCCCCGGCCCACCGCGTTGTTGGCCGCGGTGCCCGTCGCCGACGCCCCCGACCAGGTGGAGTCGACCGTGCGGGAGCGGCTGGTCGCGGATGGCTTCGTCGGCACGGCCACGCCTGCGGCCCGCCTTGCCCGGGTGTTCGGACGGGCGGAGGGCGAAGGCGACGATCGCCGTCGTCGCCGAGGACTGCTGCTGGCAGGCGGGGCAGTGCTCGCTGTGGTGGCGGTCGTGTTGTTGGCGATCCACCCCTGGACCTCGCCGGGGAAGCCGAACGTCGGGGTCCTGGGTGGGGCTTCCGACGGGTCCAACGCGCACGGTTCGATCGACTTGCCGGGCACGTCGCTCGTGCCCTCGACCCGCGCCGATCGCACCACCTCCACGGTCGCGCGCACGCCGTCGACGGCCGCGTCGAGCACCACACAGCCAGCCGCCACGACCACCCGGCCGCTCACCATCGTCGCGCCGCCCGACTCCGGCGTGAAGCGGCCCGTCATCACTTCCGCGTCGGCGACCCGCGTCGGACCGTGCACCACCGGTGAGGGTCAGCTGATTCACGTCACTTGGCAGACCACGAACTCCACGGCCGTCACGATCACGCCCACGCCGACGCAGCCGGGCCCGGGCCCGTTCGGCGGGTCGGGATCGGCTGACCTCTGCTCGACCGACGACCCACCGATGGTCACCATCAACGCAGTCGGCCCCGGCGGGGGCACGTCACAGACCTTGCAGGTCGGCACGACGACGACCACGAGCACCACGCCGTCGACCACGACGAGCACGACACGACCCGGGCTCGTCCCGCCGGGTCAGTAA